The following coding sequences lie in one Mucilaginibacter sp. KACC 22773 genomic window:
- a CDS encoding ABC transporter permease: MNFLKTTFRSLLKNKAYSFLNIAGLAIGISCASIIFLWVQDELTFNHNFQKRDNIYVIYENQTYEGKVSTFHATPGPMAKSLVADIPGIKTAARSGGTGDVLFSLGDKAINEQGDYADAGIFSILKLPFVYGDANNAFRDVHSVVINTTMAKKFFGDANPVGKTLKMNNEQDFTVTGVINDLPKNSTMQFHWLAPLNDIDPKKPWMKDWGANWAHTYLELEPNADVNAINKKLANYIGTKKTGNNTQSFLFAMNDWNLHNNFTDGKMDGGRIVYVRLFAIIGFIILFIACINFMNLATARSERRAKEVGVRKVMGAGKGKLISQFIGEALIMSFIAVAVAVLLVALTLPAFNNLVQKELALNLFAAGHVIYLIAIGTITGLLAGSYPAFYLSSFNPITVLKSIKIKSSTSSGLIRQSLVVIQFSISIILIIGTVVIYQQIQHVKNRKLGFNKNDLISIGTQGKLVDHFPAVYNELKETGLVEDAALSDYPALEIWSNTDNYSWEGKDASKNPLISLENVNDHFLSTMGMKLASGRNFHSNETTDNNNVIINEAFAKQMGKQGHVGAIITEGGSKRLTVTGIVKNFLYNDMYAASAPMLLYNHTDGARFLTIRFKHGANLPDVLNKVGSIIKSNNPGYPFDYKFVDDEFDLIFKTETLTGTLAGVFASLAIFISCLGLFGLAAYTAERRIKEIGIRKVLGASVAGLTGLLSKGFLQLVGISCLIAFPVAWWAINNWLQNYQYRVSIHWWVFAAAGIITTLIALATVSFQAIKAALSNPVKSLRNE, from the coding sequence ATGAACTTCCTGAAAACAACATTTCGTAGCTTGTTAAAAAACAAGGCTTACAGTTTTTTGAATATCGCGGGGCTTGCAATAGGCATTTCCTGTGCATCTATTATATTTCTGTGGGTTCAGGACGAGCTTACTTTTAACCATAACTTTCAAAAAAGGGATAACATTTACGTTATCTATGAAAACCAAACCTATGAAGGTAAGGTTTCTACTTTTCACGCTACGCCAGGCCCTATGGCCAAATCATTAGTCGCGGATATCCCAGGTATAAAAACAGCTGCCCGATCGGGCGGTACCGGTGATGTTTTGTTTTCTCTTGGAGATAAAGCAATTAACGAACAAGGAGATTATGCTGATGCCGGGATATTTTCGATCCTGAAACTACCTTTTGTTTATGGCGATGCCAATAATGCTTTCCGTGATGTGCATTCGGTGGTGATTAATACAACCATGGCCAAAAAGTTTTTTGGCGATGCCAACCCGGTAGGCAAAACGCTTAAGATGAATAATGAGCAGGATTTTACTGTTACCGGTGTAATAAATGATCTGCCTAAAAATTCGACAATGCAGTTTCATTGGCTGGCGCCATTAAACGATATTGACCCTAAAAAGCCCTGGATGAAAGATTGGGGTGCTAACTGGGCGCATACTTACTTAGAGTTGGAGCCCAACGCCGATGTTAATGCAATTAATAAAAAACTGGCTAACTACATCGGAACCAAAAAAACGGGCAACAATACGCAATCATTTCTTTTTGCTATGAACGACTGGAATTTGCACAATAATTTCACCGATGGTAAAATGGATGGCGGCCGCATTGTGTATGTTCGTTTGTTTGCCATTATTGGTTTCATCATATTATTCATAGCCTGTATCAATTTCATGAACCTGGCAACAGCGCGGTCAGAAAGGCGGGCCAAAGAAGTTGGAGTGCGTAAGGTGATGGGGGCTGGTAAAGGTAAACTCATCAGTCAGTTTATTGGCGAAGCATTGATTATGTCATTTATAGCAGTCGCCGTGGCTGTATTATTGGTTGCTTTAACACTGCCGGCTTTTAATAACCTGGTTCAAAAAGAGCTGGCCCTTAACCTGTTTGCTGCCGGTCATGTTATTTACTTGATAGCGATAGGTACAATTACAGGCTTACTTGCAGGTAGCTATCCGGCTTTTTACTTGTCATCTTTTAACCCTATAACGGTGTTAAAAAGTATCAAAATAAAGTCAAGTACAAGCTCGGGCCTTATCAGGCAAAGCCTGGTGGTTATTCAATTTTCAATTTCGATTATTTTGATTATCGGTACCGTGGTAATCTATCAACAGATACAGCACGTAAAAAACCGCAAACTGGGATTTAATAAAAATGACCTGATCAGCATCGGCACGCAAGGTAAACTGGTTGACCACTTCCCTGCAGTTTACAACGAATTAAAAGAAACAGGTTTAGTTGAGGACGCCGCGTTGAGTGACTATCCCGCTTTAGAGATTTGGAGCAATACCGATAATTACTCGTGGGAAGGCAAGGATGCATCAAAAAATCCATTGATAAGCCTGGAGAATGTTAACGACCATTTTTTATCAACCATGGGTATGAAGCTGGCTTCCGGCAGGAATTTCCATTCAAATGAAACTACTGATAATAATAACGTGATCATCAACGAAGCCTTTGCCAAACAAATGGGTAAACAAGGACATGTTGGAGCTATTATAACAGAAGGTGGCTCAAAACGATTAACTGTAACCGGCATAGTTAAAAATTTCCTCTACAATGATATGTACGCCGCCAGTGCCCCCATGTTATTATATAATCATACCGACGGAGCCCGCTTTTTAACCATAAGGTTTAAACACGGAGCAAATTTGCCGGATGTGTTGAACAAAGTTGGCAGTATAATTAAATCAAATAATCCCGGCTATCCCTTCGATTATAAATTTGTTGACGACGAATTTGACCTGATATTTAAAACCGAAACACTTACCGGAACACTGGCAGGCGTTTTTGCATCGCTGGCTATATTTATATCCTGCCTGGGCTTATTTGGCCTGGCCGCGTACACTGCCGAACGGAGGATAAAGGAAATAGGCATCCGCAAAGTTTTGGGCGCCAGCGTAGCAGGTTTAACGGGGCTATTATCAAAAGGTTTTTTACAACTGGTTGGTATTTCATGCCTGATAGCATTCCCGGTAGCCTGGTGGGCCATCAACAACTGGCTGCAAAATTACCAATACCGGGTAAGCATTCACTGGTGGGTATTTGCTGCCGCGGGCATAATAACCACGCTTATTGCGCTGGCAACCGTAAGTTTCCAGGCTATAAAAGCAGCGTTAAGTAACCCGGTTAAAAGTTTGAGGAATGAGTGA
- a CDS encoding ABC transporter permease produces the protein MIKNYIKIAWRNIVRHKAYSSINIAGLTVGIAACLLIFVIINFELSFDKFQPNYKNIYHVVTQEKHESDLTYNPGIAVPATEALRLDFPQAAVAALNSSYGSQITVPEVAGTGTGDKKFTENLGVLFIEPQFFDIFSSKWLAGTATVLKDPDMAVIDKSMANKYFGDWKNAVGKTLKMDNVITLKVAGVIEDAPVNTDFPFKIMVSFVSWKAHGKDYNYSGEWGSTSSNHQVFMLMPPNITADNVGKQLEAFSRKHFKKGISETHILAQPLSLFHFDTRFGNPLADHTMSYATLRTISLIALLIIVMASINFINLSTAQSVGRSKEVGIRKVLGSTRKQLIAQVIGETTLVVFFSVVLALGIAKLAMPQLKSIANVPESIGLFTAENLLFLLVVMIVVIVLSGIYPAMVVSGFKPVLALKNKITAASIGGIPLRRALVITQFAISQLLMIGTIVAMNQMDFVNKADLGFNKEAVLVIPGYTDSISLGKMVAYRQQLMQNSAVKSVSFSSDAPSSENNWGTNFNFNNNTKDPGFNTYLKFGDADYFKTFGLQFTAGKGYDVSDTARQVVVNETFIHKLGIQNAESAIGKTVRFGGNGRWMPITGVVKDFKTNSLRETVKPIVIAPAKKFEGNVAIKIQTKNLSKTVAELQKMWENTYPEYAYNGYFLDDNIAKFYQAENQMAMVYKIFAGIAIFISCLGLYGLVSFMAVQRTKEVGIRKVLGASVSSIVYLFSKEFVVLIVISFVIAMPLAWYVMTGWLQNFAYRISLSAWIFLLAIASSVVIAWVTVGYKAVRAALANPVKSLRSE, from the coding sequence ATGATCAAAAATTATATCAAAATAGCGTGGCGTAATATAGTAAGGCACAAGGCGTATTCAAGTATAAATATAGCCGGGCTTACGGTTGGCATTGCCGCTTGTTTGCTCATTTTCGTTATCATTAATTTTGAGCTGAGTTTTGATAAATTTCAGCCCAACTACAAAAACATATACCACGTTGTAACCCAGGAAAAACACGAATCGGACCTTACTTATAATCCGGGTATTGCAGTGCCTGCTACTGAGGCCCTTCGGTTAGATTTTCCGCAGGCTGCCGTAGCAGCTTTAAACAGCAGCTACGGCAGCCAGATAACCGTTCCCGAAGTTGCAGGCACAGGTACAGGCGATAAAAAATTTACCGAAAATCTGGGCGTTTTATTCATTGAACCTCAATTCTTTGACATTTTTAGTTCAAAATGGTTGGCCGGCACCGCCACGGTTTTAAAAGATCCGGATATGGCAGTGATTGACAAAAGCATGGCCAATAAATACTTTGGCGACTGGAAAAACGCTGTCGGCAAAACCCTTAAAATGGACAACGTTATAACGCTTAAAGTTGCCGGGGTTATTGAAGACGCGCCTGTTAATACCGACTTCCCGTTTAAAATAATGGTATCGTTTGTGAGCTGGAAAGCGCACGGCAAAGATTACAACTACAGCGGCGAATGGGGATCAACAAGTAGCAATCACCAGGTGTTTATGCTAATGCCCCCCAATATTACCGCCGATAATGTTGGTAAGCAGCTGGAAGCTTTTTCGCGCAAGCACTTTAAAAAAGGAATTTCTGAAACCCACATCCTGGCACAACCATTATCACTGTTTCATTTTGACACCCGTTTTGGTAACCCGCTGGCAGATCATACCATGAGTTACGCCACATTGCGTACCATATCGCTCATCGCCTTATTGATCATCGTAATGGCATCCATCAATTTTATAAACCTATCTACGGCGCAATCCGTTGGCCGCTCAAAAGAAGTGGGCATCCGCAAAGTATTAGGCAGCACGCGTAAGCAATTGATAGCCCAGGTTATTGGCGAAACTACGCTGGTGGTTTTCTTTTCGGTAGTGCTGGCTTTAGGTATTGCAAAGTTGGCTATGCCACAACTTAAAAGCATTGCCAATGTACCCGAAAGCATTGGTTTATTCACCGCCGAAAACCTGCTGTTTTTACTTGTCGTAATGATAGTTGTCATTGTGTTGTCGGGCATTTACCCAGCGATGGTGGTATCTGGTTTTAAACCGGTCTTAGCTTTAAAAAATAAGATCACCGCTGCTTCAATTGGCGGCATTCCGTTACGCAGGGCGCTGGTTATTACTCAGTTTGCGATATCTCAATTGTTAATGATTGGCACTATAGTGGCAATGAACCAAATGGATTTTGTAAACAAGGCCGATCTTGGCTTTAATAAAGAAGCGGTACTCGTTATTCCCGGCTACACCGATAGCATCAGTCTGGGTAAAATGGTAGCCTATCGTCAACAGCTTATGCAAAATTCTGCTGTAAAATCGGTTAGTTTTAGTTCGGATGCGCCATCTTCAGAAAACAACTGGGGTACCAATTTTAATTTTAATAACAACACCAAAGACCCGGGCTTTAATACCTATTTAAAATTTGGCGATGCCGACTATTTTAAAACCTTTGGGCTCCAATTTACCGCCGGCAAAGGATATGATGTAAGCGACACTGCCAGGCAGGTGGTGGTAAATGAAACCTTCATTCATAAATTAGGGATACAGAATGCTGAGAGTGCTATTGGTAAAACCGTACGGTTTGGCGGCAATGGCAGGTGGATGCCTATAACAGGTGTAGTGAAGGATTTTAAAACCAACTCGCTGCGCGAAACCGTAAAGCCAATTGTTATCGCCCCGGCAAAAAAATTTGAAGGCAATGTTGCCATTAAAATCCAAACCAAGAACTTAAGTAAAACCGTTGCCGAATTACAAAAAATGTGGGAGAACACTTACCCCGAATATGCTTACAACGGCTATTTTCTGGATGATAATATTGCCAAATTTTACCAGGCAGAAAACCAGATGGCCATGGTTTACAAAATATTTGCCGGCATAGCTATTTTTATTTCGTGCCTTGGTTTATACGGCCTGGTATCGTTTATGGCGGTGCAACGCACGAAAGAGGTTGGTATCCGCAAAGTATTAGGCGCATCGGTAAGCAGTATTGTTTACCTGTTTTCTAAAGAATTTGTGGTGCTTATTGTTATCTCATTTGTAATTGCCATGCCATTAGCCTGGTACGTGATGACCGGCTGGCTACAAAACTTTGCCTATCGCATATCGTTAAGCGCCTGGATATTCCTGTTGGCCATAGCTTCATCAGTAGTTATTGCCTGGGTAACGGTAGGGTACAAGGCCGTGCGCGCGGCGTTGGCCAACCCGGTGAAAAGCTTGCGTAGCGAGTAG